A part of Magnetospirillum sp. ME-1 genomic DNA contains:
- a CDS encoding methyl-accepting chemotaxis protein, translated as MTKSAQRSWWKDLKLRRKFSTVSLGFTLVLAGLIAFNVMVLRSQSQNSLVTDMAGRQRMLSQKFAKEVLLIGNGVAVDHQATLRLMRDSLAALMEGGEAIVNLDTGAKAELPPPPSLEIRAKLAEQATLLRQYETSATGLLALPAGDARRADKLKDMLALQAQLSDSAEAAVKLLSFQAEGSIRGMIGLEIIVGLICALSGLVVSSMIGRQIADPLAACAEAARKIAEGDLRIEPLVVSSTDEIGMLQEAFDEMLKSQRDIALQTRSACDALTAAAAAILSSAQEQAAGTKQQAAAVQEITTTVEEISLSGKQVAERSRQVAGTAEAVATSGNAGLHAVRDASQGMEAIREQTETVAENIITLSERTQAVGEIIATVNEIAEQSNLVALNAAIEAADAREQGRRFSVVAGEIKNLADQAKEATSQVRGILEQTQKGINTSVMLTEEALKRVELGREKSTMSEHVIRQMADNIQESVHAFQQIVGATNQQQIGLEQVTQALHEIRQASQQTAQTTAQLEKASLDLSQLGQKLSRTLEKYRL; from the coding sequence ATGACCAAGTCCGCGCAACGCTCCTGGTGGAAAGATCTGAAGCTTCGCCGCAAGTTCTCCACGGTGTCCCTGGGGTTCACCCTGGTCCTGGCCGGCCTGATCGCCTTCAACGTCATGGTGCTGCGCAGCCAGAGCCAGAACTCGCTGGTGACCGACATGGCGGGGCGCCAGCGCATGCTGTCGCAGAAATTCGCCAAGGAAGTGCTGCTGATCGGCAACGGGGTGGCGGTGGATCATCAGGCGACGCTGCGCCTCATGCGTGATTCCCTGGCGGCCCTGATGGAGGGCGGCGAGGCGATCGTCAACCTCGATACCGGCGCCAAGGCCGAACTGCCGCCGCCGCCATCGCTGGAAATCCGGGCCAAGCTGGCCGAGCAGGCGACGCTGCTGCGCCAGTACGAGACCTCGGCGACCGGTTTGCTGGCGCTGCCGGCCGGCGACGCGCGCCGCGCCGACAAGCTGAAGGACATGCTGGCCTTGCAGGCCCAGCTGAGCGATTCCGCCGAGGCCGCGGTCAAGCTGCTGAGCTTCCAGGCCGAAGGTTCCATCCGCGGCATGATCGGCCTCGAGATCATCGTCGGCCTGATCTGCGCCCTGTCGGGTCTGGTGGTAAGCTCCATGATCGGCCGCCAGATCGCCGATCCCCTGGCCGCCTGCGCCGAAGCGGCCCGCAAGATCGCCGAGGGCGACCTGCGCATCGAGCCGCTGGTGGTCAGCTCCACCGACGAGATCGGCATGCTGCAGGAAGCCTTCGACGAGATGCTGAAGAGCCAGCGCGACATCGCGCTGCAGACCCGGTCGGCCTGCGACGCGCTGACGGCGGCGGCCGCCGCCATACTCTCCTCGGCCCAGGAACAGGCGGCCGGCACCAAGCAGCAGGCGGCGGCAGTGCAGGAAATCACCACCACGGTCGAGGAAATCAGCCTGTCGGGCAAGCAGGTGGCCGAGCGCTCGCGCCAGGTGGCCGGCACCGCCGAGGCGGTGGCCACCTCGGGCAATGCCGGCCTGCATGCGGTGCGTGACGCCTCCCAGGGCATGGAGGCCATCCGCGAGCAGACCGAGACGGTGGCCGAGAACATCATCACCCTGTCGGAGCGCACCCAGGCGGTGGGCGAGATCATCGCCACCGTCAACGAGATCGCCGAGCAGTCCAATCTGGTGGCCTTGAACGCCGCCATCGAGGCGGCCGACGCCCGCGAGCAGGGCCGCCGCTTCTCGGTGGTGGCCGGCGAGATCAAGAACCTCGCCGATCAGGCCAAGGAGGCCACCTCCCAGGTGCGCGGCATCCTGGAACAGACCCAGAAGGGCATCAACACCTCGGTGATGCTGACCGAGGAGGCGTTGAAGCGCGTCGAACTGGGCCGCGAGAAGTCCACCATGTCCGAGCACGTCATCCGCCAGATGGCCGACAACATTCAGGAAAGCGTCCACGCCTTCCAGCAGATCGTCGGTGCCACCAACCAGCAGCAGATCGGGCTGGAACAGGTGACCCAGGCGCTGCACGAGATCCGCCAGGCCAGCCAGCAGACGGCCCAGACCACCGCCCAGTTGGAAAAGGCCTCCCTCGACCTCAGCCAGCTGGGCCAGAAGCTGTCGCGCACCTTGGAGAAATACCGGCTTTGA
- a CDS encoding chemotaxis protein CheW: protein MSRQAATILDRLHALGDGHDGWSEAEYTEALLRARARRLAAPRGVVAETAVGIEALGARVANERYALPLDCLSEVMVLARWTPVPGQPQYLLGVTNLRGEIRPVLDLHSLLGLTPPPPESRSWVIFLKAGGAEVGVRVEALDRVVSLDPATLTRPHESGNGLPQRFISGITPDALILLDTAQLLALDALKDTRVNGPDES, encoded by the coding sequence ATGTCCCGTCAGGCCGCGACCATTCTTGACCGTCTTCACGCCCTGGGCGACGGGCATGACGGCTGGAGCGAGGCGGAGTACACCGAGGCGCTGCTGCGCGCCCGGGCCCGCCGCCTGGCGGCTCCGCGCGGCGTGGTCGCCGAAACCGCCGTCGGCATCGAGGCGCTCGGGGCGCGCGTCGCCAACGAGCGTTACGCCCTGCCTCTGGATTGCCTGTCGGAAGTGATGGTGCTGGCGCGCTGGACGCCGGTACCGGGGCAGCCGCAATACCTGCTGGGCGTCACCAATCTGAGGGGGGAGATCCGCCCCGTCCTGGACCTGCACTCCCTGCTGGGCCTGACCCCGCCGCCGCCTGAATCGCGGTCCTGGGTGATCTTTCTCAAGGCCGGCGGAGCCGAGGTGGGGGTCCGGGTCGAAGCCCTCGACCGGGTGGTGTCCCTTGATCCCGCCACCCTGACCCGTCCACACGAAAGCGGCAACGGTCTGCCGCAGCGGTTCATTTCCGGCATCACCCCCGATGCCCTGATTCTTCTCGATACAGCACAGCTTCTGGCCCTCGATGCGCTGAAGGATACGCGCGTCAATGGTCCCGACGAGTCATGA
- a CDS encoding CheR family methyltransferase, translated as MSLFTANPSPAVTAILEDPAFPRLKVLVIDTTGMEFYRDKDADLARILAERMDEIGVADCGGYLHLLQDPAQGKAEMDALIAELTIGETYFFRHKEQFDALRELILPEVIERNKMVRRLRIWSAGCATGPEPYSVAIMLEREFGERIAGWHVTVLGTDINQKFLTRAREGRYDEWAFRTMSDSLRAACFERVGNQWQIRSEFKRHVSFQYHNLIKSPFPSLADNIAGFDIIICRNVIIYFSQPTVEALVPCFRETLNDGGWLIMGHAEPNQRLFSSFRTVNTPGAVLYQRVDRPQEPPGPVAMPPQAPFSAPKAPPLPVGRGGLPAPAPVTSRRSMLLSKPARPKSAPVPSPSPAVVPADPSQPGYRLKVARDLADSGQWEKAAAACDAIIAAVPLDAWAHFYRAMVHEQLGEDDQCEKALRRAIYLDRRLVLPHYHLGLFLARKEDVAGAVRSFRNAQALLTGLADEHPVDPGEKITVGQMREAVAMHLKLVGGA; from the coding sequence GTGAGCCTGTTCACCGCCAATCCCTCTCCGGCGGTAACCGCCATCCTGGAAGACCCGGCCTTTCCCCGGCTGAAGGTGCTGGTCATCGACACCACGGGAATGGAGTTCTATCGCGACAAGGACGCGGACCTCGCCCGCATCCTGGCCGAGCGCATGGACGAGATCGGCGTGGCCGATTGCGGCGGCTATCTCCATCTGCTGCAGGACCCGGCCCAGGGCAAGGCGGAGATGGATGCGCTGATCGCCGAACTGACCATCGGCGAGACCTATTTCTTCCGCCACAAGGAGCAGTTCGACGCCCTGCGCGAACTGATCCTGCCCGAGGTGATCGAGCGCAACAAGATGGTCCGCCGCCTGCGCATCTGGAGCGCCGGCTGCGCCACCGGCCCCGAGCCCTATTCGGTGGCCATCATGCTGGAGCGCGAGTTCGGCGAGCGCATCGCCGGCTGGCACGTCACCGTGCTGGGGACCGACATCAACCAGAAATTCCTGACCCGGGCGCGGGAAGGGCGCTACGACGAATGGGCGTTCCGGACCATGTCCGATTCCCTTCGCGCCGCCTGTTTCGAGCGGGTGGGAAACCAGTGGCAGATCCGTTCCGAGTTCAAGCGCCACGTCAGCTTCCAGTACCACAACCTGATCAAGAGTCCGTTTCCGTCCCTGGCCGACAACATCGCCGGCTTCGACATCATCATCTGCCGCAACGTCATCATCTATTTCAGCCAGCCCACGGTGGAGGCCCTGGTTCCCTGCTTCCGCGAGACCCTGAACGACGGCGGCTGGCTGATCATGGGCCATGCCGAGCCCAACCAGCGGCTGTTCAGTTCCTTTCGCACTGTCAACACGCCGGGCGCCGTCCTCTACCAGCGGGTCGACCGGCCGCAGGAGCCCCCAGGCCCGGTGGCCATGCCGCCGCAGGCGCCTTTCTCTGCGCCCAAGGCGCCGCCGCTTCCGGTGGGACGGGGGGGGCTGCCGGCGCCCGCTCCGGTGACGAGCCGGCGTTCGATGCTGCTTTCCAAGCCGGCGCGGCCCAAATCGGCGCCGGTGCCATCCCCGTCTCCGGCCGTCGTGCCCGCCGATCCGTCCCAGCCCGGCTACCGGCTGAAGGTGGCGCGGGACCTGGCCGACAGCGGCCAGTGGGAGAAGGCGGCGGCGGCCTGCGACGCCATCATCGCCGCCGTTCCCCTCGACGCCTGGGCCCATTTCTACCGCGCCATGGTCCACGAGCAGCTGGGCGAGGACGACCAGTGCGAAAAGGCCTTGCGCCGCGCCATTTATCTCGACCGCCGTTTGGTTCTGCCCCATTATCACCTGGGGTTGTTCCTGGCGCGGAAAGAGGATGTCGCCGGTGCGGTGCGTTCGTTCCGCAACGCGCAGGCATTGCTGACCGGGCTGGCGGACGAGCATCCGGTCGACCCGGGCGAGAAGATTACCGTGGGACAGATGCGTGAGGCGGTGGCGATGCATCTCAAACTGGTCGGAGGGGCCTGA
- a CDS encoding chemotaxis protein CheW produces MPADASAIVMFRLTGQCFGLPVEEVREVVPLAWLDRPPHLPAIVEGILNLGGQAVPVLRLDRLLGMEGGHYGMDASILIMRPRSESGVVGLLVEHVDGVRDAGDFAAMDLPPGQSFNDCLAEVLERDGRSVNLLAWDRVLLSQERAALSEFQVRTQQRLDALTEFGP; encoded by the coding sequence ATGCCCGCCGACGCTTCAGCCATCGTGATGTTCCGTCTGACCGGGCAGTGTTTCGGCCTGCCGGTGGAAGAGGTGCGCGAGGTGGTGCCGCTGGCCTGGCTCGACCGGCCGCCGCATCTGCCGGCCATCGTCGAGGGCATCCTCAACCTCGGCGGCCAGGCCGTGCCGGTGCTGCGGCTTGATCGGCTGCTGGGAATGGAGGGGGGCCATTACGGCATGGATGCCTCCATCTTGATCATGCGCCCCCGTTCCGAATCCGGGGTGGTGGGCTTGCTGGTCGAGCATGTGGACGGTGTCCGCGACGCCGGCGATTTCGCCGCCATGGACCTTCCGCCCGGGCAGTCCTTCAACGACTGTCTGGCCGAGGTGCTGGAACGGGACGGGCGCAGCGTGAACCTGCTGGCCTGGGATCGCGTCCTGCTGAGCCAAGAGCGGGCGGCGCTGAGCGAATTCCAGGTCCGGACCCAGCAACGGCTCGACGCCCTGACGGAATTCGGGCCATGA